In Macadamia integrifolia cultivar HAES 741 chromosome 5, SCU_Mint_v3, whole genome shotgun sequence, a single window of DNA contains:
- the LOC122079153 gene encoding probable receptor-like protein kinase At5g61350, with product MGGEKPGFPISSLLLFFFFLNILLCPIIAKKDSSSPQHVVKYSPVDNYLIDCGAAAATTLNDGRSFRSDGQSASLLSTSENIQVSVPSLSNSNAANASFLLSSSLPLYQTARIFTEDSTFSFFISRPGLHWVRLYFYPLPHTSYNLTSATFSVTTDSIVFLHDFSVPDNNSLILKEYLINVTADRISLKFMPQSKSIAFINAIEVVSAPDTLISESATTVSPVGTFNGLSNYALEVSYRLNVGGLPLTPYNDTLGRTWQQDVSFMKSPLMAQNVSVSPSTVKFPPTGASALIAPNSVYSTADEMANANVTEPNFNLTWQMKVDPTFSYLIRLHFCDIVSTTLNNLYFNVYINGMMGVASLDLSTITGSLDTAYYQDFILNASSVASGMIIVEVGPGSNVQSGTPNAILNGLEIMKMSNEAGSLDGLFAVDGSYVGSTFSSNKLKIVAAVGLAMGVMAMLLLATMFLKWQKRPNDWEKCNSFSSWLLPLHSSHSSFMSSSSKSGSRGFKSKSKSGYSGFYSSALGLGKYFSFAELQDATGNFDDKAVIGVGGFGKVYLGEIEGGTKLAIKRGNPSSEQGINEFQTEIQMLSKLRHRHLVSLIGYCDEGSEMILVYEYMANGPLRDHLYGSTLTPLSWKQRLEICIGAARGLHYLHTGAAQGIIHRDVKTTNILLDENFVAKVSDFGLSKTGPSMNQTHVSTAVKGSFGYLDPEYFRRQQLTEKSDVYSFGVVLFEVLCARPAINPALPREQVNLAEWAMQWHRKGLLEKIIDSHLQGTIFADSLKKYVEAAEKCLADYGVDRPSMGDVLWNLEYALQLQEASNQLEPPEDTGVDLINIQPSGNQNHNNNATTVPASVAIDDDSGRIHSPLFSQIEGFQGR from the coding sequence ATGGGAGGAGAGAAACCTGGTTTCCCCATCTcctcccttctcctcttcttcttcttccttaacaTTCTCCTTTGCCCAATAATTGCAAAAAAGGATTCTTCATCACCTCAACATGTGGTGAAATATTCCCCCGTGGACAATTACCTGATCGACTGCGGCGCCGCTGCTGCCACCACCTTAAACGATGGCCGATCATTCCGTTCGGACGGTCAATCAGCTTCTCTCCTCTCCACCTCAGAGAATATACAGGTATCCGTTCcatccctttccaattccaatgCTGCTAATGCCTcctttctcctctcctcttccttACCTCTCTATCAAACTGCCAGGATCTTCACGGAGGATTCCACCTTCAGTTTCTTCATCTCTCGCCCAGGCCTACATTGGGTCCGTCTCTATTTCTACCCTCTTCCTCACACATCATACAACCTCACCAGCGCCACCTTCTCCGTCACCACTGATTCCATTGTCTTCCTCCATGACTTCTCCGTCCCCGACAACAATTCCTTAATCTTAAAGGAATACCTCATCAACGTCACCGCCGATAGAATTTCCCTCAAATTCATGCCCCAATCCAAATCCATCGCCTTCATCAATGCCATCGAGGTCGTATCGGCTCCCGATACCCTAATCTCCGAGTCCGCCACCACCGTCTCCCCGGTGGGAACCTTCAACGGCTTGTCCAATTACGCCTTAGAAGTCTCGTACCGGTTGAATGTCGGTGGGCTTCCTTTAACGCCGTATAACGATACGTTAGGAAGGACATGGCAGCAGGACGTTTCCTTCATGAAGTCCCCGTTAATGGCACAGAACGTATCGGTTTCTCCGTCCACCGTTAAGTTCCCTCCGACGGGAGCTAGTGCTTTAATTGCTCCAAATTCGGTTTATTCAACGGCGGATGAGATGGCGAATGCCAATGTAACGGAACCGAATTTCAACCTCACGTGGCAAATGAAGGTCGATCCGACCTTCTCCTACTTGATTCGTCTCCACTTCTGCGACATTGTGAGCACAACCCTTAATAATCTCTACTTCAATGTCTACATCAATGGGATGATGGGGGTGGCGAGTCTCGATCTCTCCACCATCACCGGGAGCCTCGACACCGCTTACTACCAGGATTTCATACTCAACGCCTCCTCGGTCGCTAGTGGGATGATAATTGTAGAAGTGGGCCCGGGTTCCAACGTTCAATCTGGAACACCCAATGCCATCCTAAACGGCCTTGAAATCATGAAAATGAGCAACGAGGCCGGTTCCTTGGATGGCTTGTTCGCCGTCGATGGGTCATATGTGGGGTCCACGTTCAGTAGTAACAAGCTTAAGATAGTCGCAGCAGTTGGACTAGCCATGGGTGTCATGGCCATGCTTTTACTTGCCACGATGTTCTTGAAATGGCAAAAGAGACCCAACGATTGGGAGAAATGCAACAGCTTCTCCTCGTGGCTACTCCCACTTCACTCTAGCCATTCCAGCTTCATGTCAAGCTCAAGCAAAAGCGGATCTCGCGGCTTCAAATCAAAGAGCAAAAGCGGTTACTCAGGCTTCTATTCCTCTGCACTTGGCTTGGGTAAATACTTTAGCTTCGCCGAATTACAAGACGCCACGGGTAACTTTGATGACAAGGCAGTGATCGGTGTTGGTGGGTTTGGAAAGGTTTACCTGGGTGAGATCGAAGGTGGAACCAAGCTTGCCATTAAACGTGGGAACCCAAGCTCTGAACAGGGTATCAATGAGTTCCAAACTGAGATTCAAATGCTCTCCAAGCTTCGTCATCGTCACCTTGTTTCTTTAATTGGGTACTGCGATGAAGGTTCAGAGATGATACTTGTGTATGAGTACATGGCAAATGGACCTCTACGAGACCATTTGTATGGCTCTACCCTCACTCCATTGTCATGGAAACAAAGGCTTGAGATCTGCATAGGTGCTGCACGTGGGCTTCATTATCTCCACACCGGAGCCGCTCAGGGGATCATCCATAGGGATGTGAAGACGACTAATATTCTTCTCGACGAAAACTTCGTCGCCAAGGTCTCTGATTTCGGACTCTCCAAGACTGGACCGTCCATGAACCAAACCCACGTCAGCACCGCCGTGAAGGGCAGTTTCGGGTACCTTGACCCGGAGTACTTCCGGCGACAACAGCTGACGGAGAAGTCAGATGTGTATTCTTTTGGGGTTGTTCTCTTTGAGGTGTTGTGTGCGAGGCCGGCCATCAATCCGGCGTTGCCGAGGGAACAAGTGAACTTGGCTGAATGGGCAATGCAGTGGCACAGAAAGGGATTGTTGGAGAAGATAATTGATTCCCATCTCCAGGGTACTATTTTTGCTGATTCCTTGAAGAAATACGTGGAAGCTGCGGAGAAGTGTTTGGCGGATTATGGAGTGGATAGGCCATCCATGGGAGACGTGCTTTGGAACTTAGAGTATGCTTTGCAGCTGCAAGAAGCATCGAACCAGCTTGAACCTCCGGAGGATACAGGCGTTGATCTCATTAATATCCAGCCAAGTGGCAATCAGAACCACAATAACAATGCTACTACAGTGCCGGCTTCTGTTGCCA
- the LOC122078291 gene encoding glycine-rich RNA-binding protein 3, mitochondrial-like isoform X3, with product MAFISKLGNLLKQSVSRHANLQLSASNPSIFQAIRCMSSSKVFIGGLSYSTDDQSLREAFTSYGEVVEARVIMDRETGRSRGFGFVTYTSSEEASSAIQALDGKDLHGRMVKVNYATDRAGGFRSGGGYGGGGGGYGGGGYSGGGGYGGGGAYGGSGGDNSYGSGGGSGYGGAGNYGSSGDYGATGGDGGSGFAGGNVAGYGGSASGGSSFGAGGGAGSDSFTSGASVGGDGSFATGSYGSSTGVGGSFDQYGSNQVNNAGAAKGYGQEDPQGNYMDNDDEPDVYANKRS from the exons ATGGCTTTCATTAGTAAATTGGGGAATCTACTGAAGCAGTCTGTAAGCAGACATGCCAATTTACAACTGTCAGCATCCAACCCTTCTATTTTCCAAGCCATAAGATGCATGTCATCTTCAAAAGTCTTTATTGGAG GCCTTTCATATAGCACAGATGACCAATCCTTGAGAGAAGCATTCACCTCTTATGGTGAGGTCGTTGAAG CGAGGGTGATCATGGACCGTGAAACAGGTAGATCCCGGGGATTTGGCTTTGTTACTTACACATCTAGTGAGGAGGCTTCTAGTGCCATTCAGGCTTTGGATGGGAAG GATCTTCATGGCCGAATGGTAAAAGTGAACTATGCCACAGATAGGGCAGGAGGGTTCCGCAGTGGCGGAGGCtacggtggtggtggtggcggctaTGGTGGCGGAGGCtacagtggtggtggtg gctatggtggtggaggtgcatatggtggcagtggtggtgatAACAGCTATGGGAGTGGAGGGGGCAGTGGTTATGGTGGTGCTGGCAACTATGGCAGCAGTGGGGATTATGGTGCCACAGGTGGTGATGGTGGAAGCGGCTTTGCTGGTGGAAATGTTGCTGGGTATGGAGGCAGTGCCAGTGGTGGAAGCAGCTTTGGtgcaggtggtggtgctggtAGTGATAGTTTCACTAGTGGTGCTTCTGTGGGTGGAGATGGTAGCTTTGCAACTGGCTCTTATGGTAGCAGCACGGGTGTGGGTGGTAGTTTTGATCAGTATGGTAGCAACCAAGTCAACAATGCAGGTGCTGCCAAAGGTTATGGCCAGGAAGATCCACAAGGAAATTACATGGACAATGATGATGAACCTGATGTCTATGCAAACAAGAGGAGCTGA
- the LOC122078291 gene encoding glycine-rich RNA-binding protein 2, mitochondrial-like isoform X2, with amino-acid sequence MAFISKLGNLLKQSVSRHANLQLSASNPSIFQAIRCMSSSKVFIGGLSYSTDDQSLREAFTSYGEVVEARVIMDRETGRSRGFGFVTYTSSEEASSAIQALDGKDLHGRMVKVNYATDRAGGFRSGGGYGGGGGGYGGGGYSGGGGGYGGGGYGGGGAYGGSGGDNSYGSGGGSGYGGAGNYGSSGDYGATGGDGGSGFAGGNVAGYGGSASGGSSFGAGGGAGSDSFTSGASVGGDGSFATGSYGSSTGVGGSFDQYGSNQVNNAGAAKGYGQEDPQGNYMDNDDEPDVYANKRS; translated from the exons ATGGCTTTCATTAGTAAATTGGGGAATCTACTGAAGCAGTCTGTAAGCAGACATGCCAATTTACAACTGTCAGCATCCAACCCTTCTATTTTCCAAGCCATAAGATGCATGTCATCTTCAAAAGTCTTTATTGGAG GCCTTTCATATAGCACAGATGACCAATCCTTGAGAGAAGCATTCACCTCTTATGGTGAGGTCGTTGAAG CGAGGGTGATCATGGACCGTGAAACAGGTAGATCCCGGGGATTTGGCTTTGTTACTTACACATCTAGTGAGGAGGCTTCTAGTGCCATTCAGGCTTTGGATGGGAAG GATCTTCATGGCCGAATGGTAAAAGTGAACTATGCCACAGATAGGGCAGGAGGGTTCCGCAGTGGCGGAGGCtacggtggtggtggtggcggctaTGGTGGCGGAGGCtacagtggtg gtggtggtggctatGGTGGCGGAGgctatggtggtggaggtgcatatggtggcagtggtggtgatAACAGCTATGGGAGTGGAGGGGGCAGTGGTTATGGTGGTGCTGGCAACTATGGCAGCAGTGGGGATTATGGTGCCACAGGTGGTGATGGTGGAAGCGGCTTTGCTGGTGGAAATGTTGCTGGGTATGGAGGCAGTGCCAGTGGTGGAAGCAGCTTTGGtgcaggtggtggtgctggtAGTGATAGTTTCACTAGTGGTGCTTCTGTGGGTGGAGATGGTAGCTTTGCAACTGGCTCTTATGGTAGCAGCACGGGTGTGGGTGGTAGTTTTGATCAGTATGGTAGCAACCAAGTCAACAATGCAGGTGCTGCCAAAGGTTATGGCCAGGAAGATCCACAAGGAAATTACATGGACAATGATGATGAACCTGATGTCTATGCAAACAAGAGGAGCTGA
- the LOC122078291 gene encoding glycine-rich RNA-binding protein 2, mitochondrial-like isoform X1 yields MAFISKLGNLLKQSVSRHANLQLSASNPSIFQAIRCMSSSKVFIGGLSYSTDDQSLREAFTSYGEVVEARVIMDRETGRSRGFGFVTYTSSEEASSAIQALDGKDLHGRMVKVNYATDRAGGFRSGGGYGGGGGGYGGGGYSGGGGYGGGGYSGGGGYGGGGYGGGGAYGGSGGDNSYGSGGGSGYGGAGNYGSSGDYGATGGDGGSGFAGGNVAGYGGSASGGSSFGAGGGAGSDSFTSGASVGGDGSFATGSYGSSTGVGGSFDQYGSNQVNNAGAAKGYGQEDPQGNYMDNDDEPDVYANKRS; encoded by the exons ATGGCTTTCATTAGTAAATTGGGGAATCTACTGAAGCAGTCTGTAAGCAGACATGCCAATTTACAACTGTCAGCATCCAACCCTTCTATTTTCCAAGCCATAAGATGCATGTCATCTTCAAAAGTCTTTATTGGAG GCCTTTCATATAGCACAGATGACCAATCCTTGAGAGAAGCATTCACCTCTTATGGTGAGGTCGTTGAAG CGAGGGTGATCATGGACCGTGAAACAGGTAGATCCCGGGGATTTGGCTTTGTTACTTACACATCTAGTGAGGAGGCTTCTAGTGCCATTCAGGCTTTGGATGGGAAG GATCTTCATGGCCGAATGGTAAAAGTGAACTATGCCACAGATAGGGCAGGAGGGTTCCGCAGTGGCGGAGGCtacggtggtggtggtggcggctaTGGTGGCGGAGGCtacagtggtggtggtggctatGGTGGTGGAGGCtacagtggtggtggtggctatGGTGGCGGAGgctatggtggtggaggtgcatatggtggcagtggtggtgatAACAGCTATGGGAGTGGAGGGGGCAGTGGTTATGGTGGTGCTGGCAACTATGGCAGCAGTGGGGATTATGGTGCCACAGGTGGTGATGGTGGAAGCGGCTTTGCTGGTGGAAATGTTGCTGGGTATGGAGGCAGTGCCAGTGGTGGAAGCAGCTTTGGtgcaggtggtggtgctggtAGTGATAGTTTCACTAGTGGTGCTTCTGTGGGTGGAGATGGTAGCTTTGCAACTGGCTCTTATGGTAGCAGCACGGGTGTGGGTGGTAGTTTTGATCAGTATGGTAGCAACCAAGTCAACAATGCAGGTGCTGCCAAAGGTTATGGCCAGGAAGATCCACAAGGAAATTACATGGACAATGATGATGAACCTGATGTCTATGCAAACAAGAGGAGCTGA